From the genome of Nicotiana sylvestris chromosome 2, ASM39365v2, whole genome shotgun sequence, one region includes:
- the LOC104234741 gene encoding protein DETOXIFICATION 9-like, which yields MVWTSVASLCFNIPLSWALIFKFELGGNGAAMAIGSSYWLNVIYLKYSTACQKTRPYFSKDVFLLLPEFFQFAIPSAGMVCLRWWAVELIILLCGLLPNPQLETSVLSICLTTSQIHFHFPFSFGAAASTRISNELGAGNPKAARVSIFAVFTLATSEFLIASAILFSCRSVWGYAFTNEKEVITLITALTPLLCLSIVLDSIQIVLSGVATGSGWQHIGAYVNLGSYYLVGIPASLLMGFSLNWKEKGLWSGLLIGSTVQTILLSFITAFTDWEKQAKEVRERLFDGKLPAEY from the exons ATGGTATGGACCTCAGTAGCGTCTCTGTGCTTTAACATACCTCTCAGTTGGGCTTTAATATTCAAATTTGAGTTAGGGGGCAATGGAGCTGCTATGGCGATTGGTTCATCATATTGGTTGAACGTGATTTACTTAAAGTATTCGACAGCATGTCAAAAGACACGTCCCTATTTCTCAAAGGATGTTTTCCTTCTTTTGCCAGAATTCTTCCAATTTGCTATTCCATCTGCTGGAATGGTTTG TTTGAGATGGTGGGCAGTTGAGCTTATTATATTGCTCTGTGGTTTGCTGCCAAATCCACAGCTAGAGACTTCTGTCCTATCTATTTG CCTTACAACCTCTCAAATACATTtccattttcccttttcttttggtGCTGCTGCAAG CACTCGGATTTCAAACGAATTAGGAGCTGGAAATCCAAAAGCAGCTAGAGTTTCGATATTTGCAGTCTTCACTCTAGCAACTTCAGAATTCCTGATAGCAAGTGCAATTCTTTTTAGCTGCCGTAGTGTATGGGGATATGCTTTCACAAATGAAAAAGAAGTCATCACTCTTATCACAGCACTGACTCCTCTTCTCTGCCTTTCCATCGTCCTGGATAGCATACAAATAGTATTATCAG GAGTAGCAACAGGAAGTGGATGGCAACATATAGGAGCCTATGTTAATTTAGGATCATATTACTTGGTTGGAATTCCTGCTTCTTTATTGATGGGATTCTCTTTGAATTGGAAAGAGAAAGGCCTTTGGAGTGGATTACTCATAGGATCCACAGTGCAAACAATTCTGCTTTCATTTATCACTGCTTTCACAGATTGGGAAAAACAG GCTAAGGAAGTAAGAGAAAGGTTGTTTGATGGAAAACTTCCAGCAGAATATTGA